The following are encoded together in the Oncorhynchus gorbuscha isolate QuinsamMale2020 ecotype Even-year linkage group LG03, OgorEven_v1.0, whole genome shotgun sequence genome:
- the LOC124031449 gene encoding protein transport protein Sec61 subunit alpha — MGIKFLEVIKPFCAVLPEIQKPERKIQFREKVLWTAITLFIFLVCCQIPLFGIMSSDSADPFYWMRVILASNRGTLMELGISPIVTSGLIMQLLAGAKIIEVGDTPKDRALFNGAQKLFGMIITIGQAIVYVMTGMYGDPSEMGAGICLLIIIQLFVAGLIVLLLDELLQKGYGLGSGISLFIATNICETIVWKAFSPTTVNTGRGTEFEGAVIALFHLLATRTDKVRALREAFYRQNLPNLLNLIATVFVFAVVIYFQGFRVDLPIKSARYRGQYNTYPIKLFYTSNIPIILQSALVSNLYVISQMLSTRFSGNFLVNLLGTWSDTSTGGPARAYPVGGLCYYLSPPESFGSVLDDPIHAAIYIVFMLGSCAFFSKTWIEVSGSSAKDVAKQLKEQQMVMRGHRETSMVHELNRYIPTAAAFGGLCIGGLSVMADFLGAIGSGTGILLAVTIIYQYFEIFVKEQSEMGSMGALLF, encoded by the exons TCAAATTTTTGGAAGTCATAAAGCCGTTTTGTGCGGTCTTACCCGAGATTCAGAAACCAGAGAGAAAG ATTCAGTTCAGAGAAAAAGTACTATGGACTGCCATCACTCTCTTCATCTTCCTGGTGTGCTGCCAG ATTCCCCTCTTTGGCATCATGTCCTCAGACTCTGCAGATCCCTTCTACTGGATGAGAGTAATCCTGGCTTCCAACAGAG GTACTCTGATGGAGCTGGGTATCTCACCCATTGTTACCTCTGGTCTCATCATGCAGCTGCTGGCTGGAGCCAAGATCATTGAGGTTGGAGACACCCCCAAGGACAGAGCACTCTTCAATGGAGCACAGAAAT TGTTTGGCATGATCATCACCATTGGGCAGGCCATTGTTTACGTGATGACTGGGATGTACGGAGACCCCTCAGAGATGGGTGCTGGGATCTGCCTGCTCATCATCATTCAG CTGTTTGTGGCAGGTCTGATTGTGCTGCTGCTGGATGAGCTGCTGCAGAAGGGCTATGGTTTAGGCTCTGGTATCTCCCTGTTCATTGCCACCAACATCTGTGAGACCATCGTCTGGAAGGCCTTCAGTCCcactactgtcaacactgggAGAG GAACGGAGTTTGAAGGTGCTGTCATTGCCCTGTTCCACCTGTTGGCCACCCGCACAGACAAGGTGCGCGCCCTGAGAGAGGCCTTCTACCGCCAGAACCTGCCTAACCTCTTGAACCTCATCGCCACAGTCTTCGTCTTTGCTGTCGTCATATACTTCCAG GGCTTCAGGGTGGACTTGCCCATCAAGTCTGCCCGTTACCGTGGTCAGTACAACACCTATCCCATCAAGCTCTTCTACACCTCCAACATTCCCATCATCCTCCAGTCTGCCCTTGTGTCCAACCTGTACGTCATCTCTCAGATGCTCTCCACACGATTCAGTGGCAACTTTCTGGTTAACCTGCTGGGCACCTGGTCT GATACTTCCACTGGAGGACCAGCTCGTGCCTACCCAGTTGGAGGTCTCTGCTACTACCTCTCTCCCCCGGAGTCCTTTGGTTCTGTTTTGGATGACCCCATCCATGCTGCAATCTACATCGTCTTCATGCTGGGCTCCTGTGCCTTCTTCTCCAAGACATGGATCGAGGTTTCAGGATCCTCGGCCAAAGAT GTGGCTAAGCAGCTGAAGGAACAGCAGATGGTGATGAGGGGACACAGAGAGACCTCTATGGTGCACGAGCTCAACCG GTACATCCCCACGGCTGCAGCTTTCGGTGGCCTATGCATAGGTGGGCTGTCCGTCATGGCAGACTTTCTGGGCGCCATCGGTTCGGGTACTGGAATTCTATTGGCCGTGACCATCATCTACCAGTACTTTGAGATCTTCGTCAAGGAGCAGAGTGAAATGGGCAGCATGGGAGCGCTGCTATTCTAG
- the LOC124031450 gene encoding mitochondrial intermembrane space import and assembly protein 40-like — protein MSYCKQEGKDRIIFVTKEDHEAPSNAELIADDPNDPYEDQGLILPSGEINWNCPCLGGMASGPCGTQFKEAFSCFHYSNEEVKGSECIDNFRAMQECMQKYPELYPQEDENEGVAAGGADATAAGGADTTAPAPAEGSAPVDSTSPELAEDSSSAPVASSDSTLSSPTPESAPSSDNTPPTDSQAAS, from the exons ATGTCGTACTGTAAGCAAGAGG GTAAAGATCGCATCATCTTCGTTACCAAGGAGGACCATGAAGCACCTAGCAACGCCGAGCTCATTGCAGATGACCCCAATGATCCCTACGAAGACCAGG GCCTGATTCTGCCTAGTGGGGAGATCAACTGGAACTGTCCATGCCTGGGAGGGATGGCTAGCGGGCCCTGTGGCACACAGTTCAAGGAGGCCTTCTCCTGCTTCCACTACAGCAATGAGGAGGTGAAGGGTTCAGAGTGTATCGACAACTTCCGCGCTATGCAGGAGTGTATGCAGAAGTACCCCGAGCTCTACCCACAGGAGGACGAGAACGAGGGAGTCGCCGCGGGAGGGGCAGATGCTACTGCCGCGGGAGGGGCTGATACCACTGCTCCTGCGCCTGCTGAGGGCTCTGCCCCCGTTGATTCTACTTCACCTGAGCTGGCAGAGGACTCGTCCTCAGCACCAGTGGCGTCTAGTGACTCTACCCTGTCCTCCCCAACACCTGAGTCTGCCCCGTCATCCGACAATACACCCCCCACAGACAGCCAGGCTGCCAGCTAA